Proteins found in one Miscanthus floridulus cultivar M001 chromosome 4, ASM1932011v1, whole genome shotgun sequence genomic segment:
- the LOC136552196 gene encoding proline-rich receptor-like protein kinase PERK13 codes for MASLAILLLLARISSSIAISSNYISRSTEQQIIATIAPAIVPDIDGQSAQPFLTSPSGSYAAYLRRAVDGGGGLGGDACYVQVQQAGASGSVWESDCTPVGGADACDLAFSPVGLELFAGGHSLWDTGVDADPGTLSLDDGGDMKIVSKEGVTVWTASGEPWTGQQCGAPLPVSTIAPSTEALPPPSIASTKLVTPPAATFAGAGSTDLSFGDQPAPPPLDTLPDLPVQPPHTAPEQPLPPPASPDLPDLSLPPPPAYTSPDLPDQPLLAPPPADMLPDQPLYSSPPPAPPTFGPQTPLPPFGVPLAAPPTGDTIPGTTATPSGEPGSPGSVPFSGPSPVGMPHPHGGHPHQLPLGASPPLQPDATFGHGQQQAAQGVFGQQPQLLNGEGQPLEDSAGRWTGSESGRVAACMALFALVTLGFGF; via the coding sequence ATGGCTTCCCTCGCCATCCTCCTGCTCCTCGCGCGCATCTCCAGCTCCATTGCCATCTCTTCCAACTACATCTCAAGGAGCACCGAGCAGCAGATCATCGCCACCATCGCGCCGGCCATTGTTCCTGACATCGACGGCCAGAGCGCGCAGCCGTTCCTCACCTCGCCCTCCGGATCGTACGCCGCGTACCTCCGCCGCGccgtggacggcggcggcggcctcggcgGGGACGCGTGCTATGTCCAGGTCCAGCAAGCTGGCGCCAGCGGCAGCGTGTGGGAGTCGGACTGCACCCCGGTGGGCGGCGCTGACGCGTGCGACCTGGCGTTCTCACCGGTGGGGCTCGAGCTCTTCGCCGGAGGGCACTCATTGTGGGACACCGGGGTCGACGCCGATCCGGGGACTCTGAGCCTTGACGACGGTGGCGACATGAAGATTGTTAGCAAGGAAGGTGTGACGGTGTGGACGGCAAGCGGCGAACCATGGACGGGGCAGCAGTGTGGGGCACCCTTGCCCGTGTCAACGATCGCGCCTTCGACGGAGGCGCTCCCACCGCCGTCGATTGCCAGCACAAAACTCGTGACGCCGCCAGCAGCGACTTTTGCTGGTGCCGGGAGCACGGACCTTTCTTTCGGAGACCAACCAGCGCCGCCACCGCTCGACACGTTGCCGGACTTGCCGGTCCAGCCGCCACACACGGCACCCGAACAGCCACTGCCACCGCCCGCGTCGCCCGACTTGCCGGACCTGTCGCTGCCACCGCCGCCAGCTTACACGTCTCCCGACTTGCCGGACCAGCCGCTGCTGGCACCCCCGCCAGCTGACATGTTGCCGGACCAGCCGCTGTACTCGTCGCCGCCTCCAGCTCCGCCCACCTTTGGCCCTCAAACGCCATTGCCACCTTTCGGGGTGCCACTCGCCGCCCCGCCGACCGGCGACACAATCCCAGGCACGACGGCCACGCCATCTGGCGAGCCAGGATCACCAGGCAGCGTGCCCTTCTCGGGACCATCTCCTGTCGGCATGCCACACCCACACGGCGGGCATCCACACCAGCTGCCCCTTGGAGCCTCGCCGCCGCTGCAGCCCGATGCCACCTTCGGCCATGGGCAGCAGCAGGCGGCGCAGGGCGTGTTCGGCCAGCAGCCACAGCTGCTCAACGGCgaggggcagccgttggaggacAGCGCCGGTAGGTGGACAGGAAGTGAGAGCGGCAGAGTGGCGGCGTGCATGGCCTTGTTCGCGCTGGTGACACTGGGCTTTGGCTTTTAG